A stretch of the Glutamicibacter sp. JL.03c genome encodes the following:
- a CDS encoding polysaccharide pyruvyl transferase family protein, which yields MRTNEAAMKAVAARLANDSQAGRLFSRFDSSENAVSARVPMMGSNVTVRSVANEDGSFTVGLTGLSSGSLRWLHDFLVIDTTITFTSDGKEIHALGMDVKYQDLVDMMVQAAQLVLSFRSQEEYGHYPQTTTVNTYWSSGTLNFGDWIGPHLLNHMTGRQPIQGNRQGNSTRILYTVGSVAGWFKRNNVDVWGSGLIKPFTHDEVLVRKQLKGVKIHAVRGKLTQQHLVESIGWDVPDIYGDPALLMPDMIQKPSTKTHNISLVPHYVHRAPVLAGSVGLGDCQVIDVRQDIRNVIPEISAGNVVVSSSLHGLITAQAYGVPWVWLDVEDQQLTGKDFKFKDFFSCLEGNDIARVSVSKSDLGALPLEEIAKQALLPSLNIDLDKLRNSLPISGASTPRTQP from the coding sequence ATGAGAACAAACGAAGCTGCGATGAAAGCTGTCGCTGCACGCTTGGCAAACGATAGTCAAGCAGGTCGCTTGTTTAGCAGATTTGATTCTTCCGAAAATGCTGTGTCCGCGAGAGTTCCAATGATGGGTTCTAACGTCACCGTACGTTCAGTGGCGAACGAAGATGGTAGCTTCACTGTTGGTCTAACTGGTCTTAGTAGTGGCTCGTTGCGTTGGTTGCACGATTTCTTGGTCATCGACACAACGATCACATTCACTTCAGATGGGAAAGAGATTCATGCTTTAGGCATGGATGTTAAATATCAAGACCTAGTAGACATGATGGTGCAAGCAGCCCAACTGGTGTTGTCATTTCGTAGCCAGGAAGAATACGGACACTACCCTCAGACTACGACCGTAAACACCTATTGGTCATCAGGGACTCTCAATTTCGGTGACTGGATTGGCCCTCATCTCCTTAATCACATGACCGGCCGTCAACCTATTCAAGGCAATCGGCAAGGCAACTCAACGCGAATCCTCTACACCGTCGGTTCAGTAGCTGGGTGGTTTAAGCGCAACAACGTTGATGTGTGGGGAAGCGGACTAATCAAGCCATTTACCCACGATGAAGTCTTGGTCCGCAAGCAGCTTAAGGGTGTAAAAATTCATGCGGTAAGAGGAAAGCTGACTCAACAGCATCTTGTTGAATCTATTGGATGGGATGTTCCTGACATTTATGGAGATCCTGCTCTGCTCATGCCCGACATGATTCAGAAACCCTCAACTAAGACTCATAATATTTCTCTGGTTCCTCACTATGTACACCGAGCTCCAGTCTTGGCTGGCAGTGTCGGCTTAGGAGACTGCCAAGTCATCGATGTGAGACAAGACATTCGAAACGTCATACCTGAAATTTCGGCAGGAAATGTTGTTGTTTCATCATCCTTGCATGGGCTTATTACAGCTCAGGCCTACGGAGTGCCCTGGGTCTGGTTGGATGTCGAGGACCAGCAGCTAACGGGCAAGGATTTTAAGTTCAAAGACTTCTTCTCCTGTTTAGAAGGCAACGACATTGCCCGTGTTTCGGTCTCGAAAAGCGACTTGGGTGCTCTGCCCCTTGAGGAAATCGCAAAACAAGCATTGTTACCTTCACTAAATATCGACCTCGACAAACTGCGAAATTCGCTTCCAATTTCGGGCGCTTCTACCCCGCGCACTCAGCCATAA
- the metG gene encoding methionine--tRNA ligase, whose product MTSQQKPFYITTAISYPNGTPHIGHAYEVVATDVMARFKRLDGHDVFFMTGTDEHGQKMMQTAEKLGITPAQLAQRNSDAFQVMNDELGTSYDRFIRTTDADHHAAAQELWRRMEANDDIYLDKYAGWYSVRDEAFYTEEQTEVREDGIRYATETDTEVTWTEEESYFFRLSKYQDKLLAYYNENPEFGAPRSRFNEVVRFVEGGLTDLSISRTTFDWGIPVPGNEKHVMYVWVDALTNYLTGVGFPDVESASFQKYWPADVHVIGKDISRFHAIYWPAFLMSAKLPLPKRVMIHGFLHNNGVKMSKSLGNTVSPDDFVNRYGLDQVRYFFLREVPFGADGSYNHETIVARINGDLANNFGNLAQRSLSMVAKNCGGVVPTPGELLEADQQILDAAGKLLEANRDAYSRQEFSKALEAVWHVLGDTNAYFAEQEPWKLKKTDPERMATVLYVTIEIVRKVALLLQPVLPQAMTAMLNSLAVGEGSARTFEYFDTALVPGTELPAPSPVFPRYEEEK is encoded by the coding sequence GTGACTTCTCAGCAGAAACCCTTTTACATCACCACTGCCATTTCCTACCCGAACGGCACCCCTCATATCGGCCACGCTTACGAAGTAGTGGCGACCGACGTCATGGCTCGCTTCAAGCGACTAGATGGGCACGACGTTTTCTTCATGACCGGCACCGATGAGCACGGTCAGAAGATGATGCAGACAGCTGAAAAGCTGGGAATCACTCCGGCTCAGCTGGCCCAGCGTAACTCCGACGCGTTCCAGGTGATGAATGATGAATTGGGCACTAGCTACGACCGGTTTATCCGTACCACTGACGCAGACCACCACGCCGCGGCTCAGGAGCTGTGGCGCCGGATGGAGGCCAACGACGATATCTACCTGGATAAGTACGCCGGTTGGTATTCTGTACGCGACGAAGCCTTCTACACCGAAGAGCAAACCGAGGTCCGCGAGGACGGTATTCGATACGCCACCGAAACCGACACCGAAGTCACCTGGACTGAAGAAGAGTCCTACTTCTTCCGCCTTTCCAAGTACCAGGACAAGCTTCTCGCGTACTACAACGAAAACCCAGAATTCGGTGCGCCTCGTTCACGTTTTAATGAGGTTGTTCGATTTGTCGAGGGCGGGCTGACTGACCTTTCGATTTCCCGCACCACCTTTGACTGGGGTATCCCTGTACCGGGCAATGAAAAGCACGTGATGTACGTGTGGGTAGATGCATTGACTAATTACCTCACCGGCGTGGGTTTCCCTGATGTCGAGTCTGCATCATTCCAGAAGTACTGGCCGGCTGACGTTCACGTCATCGGCAAGGACATTTCACGGTTCCATGCCATCTACTGGCCTGCATTCCTGATGTCCGCCAAGCTTCCCTTGCCGAAGCGCGTGATGATCCATGGATTCCTTCACAACAACGGTGTCAAGATGTCCAAGTCATTGGGCAACACCGTTTCGCCTGATGACTTCGTGAACCGCTACGGCCTGGACCAGGTCCGGTACTTCTTCCTGCGCGAAGTTCCTTTCGGAGCCGACGGCAGCTATAACCACGAGACCATCGTCGCCCGTATCAATGGGGACCTCGCCAACAACTTCGGCAACCTCGCTCAGCGCTCGTTGTCGATGGTCGCCAAGAACTGCGGCGGGGTAGTACCTACGCCTGGTGAGTTGCTTGAAGCCGACCAGCAGATTCTTGATGCTGCCGGGAAGCTTCTAGAAGCCAACCGGGACGCATACTCGCGTCAGGAATTCAGCAAAGCTCTGGAAGCCGTTTGGCACGTATTGGGTGATACCAATGCGTACTTCGCGGAACAAGAGCCTTGGAAGCTGAAGAAGACTGATCCTGAGCGCATGGCCACGGTGCTTTACGTGACAATCGAAATCGTTCGCAAGGTCGCACTGCTTCTGCAACCGGTTCTGCCTCAGGCCATGACCGCCATGCTGAATTCTTTGGCGGTTGGCGAAGGGTCGGCCCGTACCTTCGAATACTTTGACACTGCTTTGGTTCCAGGCACCGAGTTGCCAGCGCCATCCCCAGTGTTCCCTCGATACGAGGAAGAAAAGTAG
- a CDS encoding glycosyltransferase produces the protein MKILSIIPDIGPGGLTGAVLNRISLLAEAGNDASVVLYQFMPNFRQDVESKKQQGQLNERVHVHNPYDYFEKFYSTRKGYTPERITFPYQYISHDSEEVIESYFDDSLLLQAKVFRSIESRRLNRIQFFDESSTLRKEEFYFGQKSPVIVRSFRNGSLTTERYLSRNGFCYLRQEVDPTSGKFIGFWSWTHKGDLKFYKSIWDWRRDFVKNIVCKDSAQNVILCDGNNVPPQFLRMKSNRFRVVPIIHMNHRDVDGKLRRHYSAYFDRINEFDSIICLTDGQATDLKNEFSVEVPIFVIPNRIRTSVSGVIAARNRDYDAVLVSRLEPGKGVGDAVRAFRHVVDKLPDAKLEIFGSGSEQELIEGLISQYVLSQNVKLRGATNRPLQEMANSKVFMFTSESEGFGLTIAESLSSGTPVVSFDCKYGPASLIDNSKTGFLVNNRDIEQMAGHVIDLLENDSLLDQFSLSAMEWFSKNLSDNAILNRWLYLFSEIESN, from the coding sequence ATGAAGATTTTATCAATCATTCCTGATATCGGGCCAGGAGGCCTTACTGGTGCAGTCCTAAATAGGATTTCACTTCTTGCCGAGGCAGGGAACGACGCGTCGGTTGTTTTGTACCAGTTTATGCCAAATTTTAGACAGGATGTCGAATCCAAGAAGCAGCAGGGGCAACTCAATGAACGTGTTCATGTTCATAACCCCTATGACTATTTTGAGAAATTTTATTCTACCAGAAAGGGCTATACACCTGAGAGGATCACTTTCCCGTATCAATATATATCTCATGACTCGGAAGAAGTCATCGAATCATATTTCGACGATAGCTTACTTTTACAGGCCAAAGTTTTTAGATCAATTGAGTCTCGACGGCTCAACCGAATCCAGTTTTTTGACGAGTCTTCAACTCTTAGAAAAGAAGAATTTTATTTCGGGCAAAAATCTCCGGTAATTGTTCGGTCGTTTCGGAATGGATCCTTAACTACTGAGCGCTATTTGAGCCGAAATGGTTTTTGCTACCTGCGGCAGGAAGTAGATCCAACCAGTGGTAAATTCATCGGATTCTGGTCATGGACCCACAAGGGTGACCTTAAATTCTATAAAAGTATTTGGGACTGGAGAAGAGATTTCGTTAAAAATATCGTGTGCAAAGATTCCGCTCAAAACGTGATTTTGTGTGATGGAAACAATGTTCCACCGCAGTTCTTGAGAATGAAAAGTAATAGGTTTAGAGTGGTTCCAATCATTCACATGAATCACCGAGACGTCGATGGGAAGCTACGTCGTCACTATTCAGCTTATTTTGATAGAATCAATGAATTTGATTCCATAATTTGTCTGACGGATGGCCAGGCAACTGACTTGAAAAATGAATTTTCTGTAGAAGTTCCTATTTTTGTAATCCCCAATCGAATCAGGACTTCGGTTTCCGGGGTTATTGCTGCAAGAAATCGCGACTACGATGCCGTTCTCGTTTCTCGGCTAGAACCGGGGAAAGGTGTTGGGGATGCCGTCAGAGCTTTTAGGCATGTTGTTGATAAATTGCCAGATGCGAAGTTGGAAATATTTGGTTCTGGTAGTGAGCAAGAACTGATTGAAGGATTGATATCTCAATACGTTCTTTCTCAAAACGTTAAATTGCGTGGTGCTACCAATCGGCCGCTCCAGGAAATGGCGAATTCCAAGGTATTCATGTTTACCTCTGAAAGCGAAGGATTTGGACTAACAATTGCCGAGTCACTGTCTTCAGGAACTCCCGTAGTGTCCTTTGACTGTAAATATGGTCCTGCTTCTCTTATCGACAATAGTAAAACTGGTTTTCTGGTTAATAATAGAGATATAGAACAGATGGCTGGCCATGTAATTGACTTGCTTGAAAACGACTCATTGCTCGATCAGTTTTCCTTGTCAGCTATGGAATGGTTCAGTAAGAATCTATCTGATAATGCGATTTTAAATCGTTGGCTATATCTATTTTCTGAAATTGAGTCTAATTAG
- a CDS encoding NYN domain-containing protein encodes MNYTAIFIDAGFLLSLGGHRAAGTTLRTAFTTHYESLVRGIVQTVKKNTGLNNLRVYWYDASKDGLFTEQHKRIGLIPGVKVRLGRISYNGEQKGVDLRLALDLVGVARNRSASIAYLVSGDDDLAEAVEEAQDLGMKVVLLGVAKSESRLGVASVAEHLALTADYIETIPNQLLDSAFTKVLEWDQRHSEETSIIANAPTEAPTSIAPKPFAPTPAVMAQKTTAKTHTSTVSSAEVIYSSGGEQPGYKGNAAYEQQELKVAEEIGAKVAKSWLAFTTQSEVVELMADKPQLPPEIDRTLLKDCAQVLGEWKTDQQTIRRTLRSAFWEYLAKIM; translated from the coding sequence ATGAACTATACTGCGATATTCATAGATGCCGGATTCTTGCTCTCATTAGGTGGTCATCGCGCCGCCGGGACGACTTTAAGGACGGCCTTTACAACGCACTATGAGTCGTTGGTGCGCGGCATAGTGCAGACGGTGAAGAAGAATACTGGCCTGAATAACCTGCGTGTTTACTGGTATGACGCATCTAAAGACGGACTGTTTACCGAGCAGCACAAGAGAATCGGACTGATACCGGGCGTGAAGGTGCGTTTGGGGCGGATCTCCTACAACGGTGAGCAAAAAGGCGTCGATCTACGTTTGGCTCTGGACCTAGTTGGAGTGGCAAGGAATCGGTCCGCCTCGATAGCCTACCTAGTATCCGGTGACGATGATCTTGCTGAAGCTGTAGAAGAGGCCCAAGACCTCGGCATGAAAGTGGTGCTTCTGGGCGTAGCCAAGTCTGAAAGTAGGCTGGGCGTCGCATCAGTTGCTGAGCATCTGGCTTTAACTGCCGATTATATCGAAACCATCCCCAATCAGTTGTTGGATAGCGCATTTACTAAAGTTTTGGAGTGGGACCAACGCCACTCCGAAGAGACCTCAATTATTGCTAACGCTCCAACCGAAGCACCTACTTCGATTGCACCCAAGCCTTTCGCTCCAACGCCTGCTGTAATGGCTCAAAAAACAACTGCGAAGACACACACTTCCACTGTGTCCAGCGCCGAAGTTATCTACTCAAGCGGTGGCGAGCAGCCGGGTTACAAAGGCAACGCTGCCTACGAGCAACAAGAACTTAAAGTGGCCGAAGAAATCGGTGCAAAGGTTGCCAAGTCTTGGCTTGCATTTACGACCCAGTCTGAAGTCGTTGAGCTCATGGCCGATAAGCCGCAACTGCCACCTGAAATCGATAGGACATTGCTGAAAGACTGTGCTCAAGTCCTTGGGGAATGGAAGACTGATCAACAGACCATCCGCCGAACCTTACGTAGTGCCTTCTGGGAGTATCTAGCAAAGATCATGTGA
- a CDS encoding polysaccharide pyruvyl transferase family protein: MDPKNKYDVAVLGWWYGKNYGSILTYYGLNRAIENLGRSVLMVHEPLGYNGFRVRWPDDILSMDFARRTGYQYTEQMHYSQLGKLNELADTFVVGSDQLWNPLIGRVNDDLFLDFVAPDRNRVAYGTSFGNRGTEKFKPEFIAKHAQNLQKFKAISVRENYGIDTARNIFGAKAELVVDPVFLLDQNHYSELAAKATISPVGQYMAVFFLDPTPEKKSTALAILEKTGLERILVICNPDEGRTAAKEIWADEPRAEIIESDSPENFLRGYKDSSYVITDSFHGSAFSVIFEKPFSSIYNNKRGADRFKNLLSSLGFGDTRRVYESDTTETINANDNVSLDIDFTKARNYIQSGRKTSLEWLNAALDPAVKSSAALDNGKAVNDAASASVQSHTLDLDFSANSDIWAITKGKDGVSLSVGKDKDLRGKHVWTDLPEPLTLGSRKRLKIQWAPTTKTNSINVHLRNPQSGTFKVIGKADVAEASGNLRTDEFEFSVAEAGLSQIMLGALHFTGPQAGAQVHEISITDIKPKAPAAPATPAKSNDDIVDGFSKQARRLALHDFESQVRSFSRGRSADSVTGIRARMFFHAHAIEKGLTHSNFRPGFGRIAIPGLAKEMNAWITRGLDTNDTIVQSSASVMKAYFARNEETNTDVSQFRKLFSAQALEVIANGRVGEGGAFPAANHREDPVETPNDDRAFMDVMYGRRSVREFVDTPVDDAAISSAVQIAMQSPSVCSRQGARVHQFDDPETIKQLLEVQGGFFGFKAPPRLLLVTADLDAFLFAPERNQPFVDGGLFMMSLLLGLTQMELGSCLLNTAMGVEKEQQIRNIVDIPENEVFIAFVAVGNFDKNVLVPRSKRVEADSILKRHA, encoded by the coding sequence GTGGATCCGAAGAACAAGTATGATGTAGCCGTCCTCGGATGGTGGTACGGCAAAAATTACGGATCAATTCTGACTTACTACGGTCTGAATCGCGCCATCGAAAATCTCGGACGTTCGGTACTTATGGTTCATGAACCACTGGGCTACAACGGCTTCCGAGTGCGTTGGCCAGACGACATCCTGTCTATGGATTTCGCTCGCCGAACCGGTTACCAGTACACCGAGCAGATGCATTACTCGCAGCTCGGAAAGCTCAATGAGCTGGCAGATACTTTTGTTGTCGGAAGCGACCAGCTGTGGAACCCGCTCATCGGCCGCGTCAACGATGATCTCTTCCTGGACTTCGTGGCTCCAGACCGCAACCGCGTAGCCTATGGCACGTCGTTCGGTAATCGCGGAACCGAGAAGTTCAAGCCAGAATTCATAGCCAAGCACGCCCAGAACCTGCAGAAGTTCAAAGCCATCTCGGTTCGAGAAAACTACGGAATTGATACCGCTCGCAACATCTTCGGTGCCAAAGCAGAGCTGGTTGTTGACCCAGTGTTCCTGCTGGACCAGAACCACTACAGCGAGCTAGCTGCGAAGGCAACGATCTCTCCAGTAGGCCAGTACATGGCCGTCTTCTTCCTGGATCCAACTCCAGAGAAGAAATCCACGGCACTGGCCATTCTCGAAAAGACTGGACTGGAAAGGATCCTGGTGATCTGCAATCCGGATGAGGGACGCACAGCTGCCAAGGAGATCTGGGCTGACGAACCACGCGCAGAAATTATCGAGAGCGATTCGCCGGAAAACTTCCTGCGTGGTTACAAGGATTCCAGCTACGTGATCACCGACAGCTTCCATGGAAGCGCATTCTCGGTCATCTTCGAGAAGCCATTCTCCTCGATCTACAACAACAAGCGTGGCGCCGACCGGTTCAAGAACCTTCTGTCGTCCCTCGGCTTCGGTGACACCCGCCGCGTCTACGAGAGCGATACCACCGAGACCATCAACGCCAATGACAATGTCTCACTGGATATCGATTTCACCAAGGCGCGCAACTACATCCAGAGTGGCCGCAAGACTTCCCTCGAATGGTTGAACGCGGCACTGGACCCGGCGGTCAAATCATCAGCTGCCCTTGACAATGGCAAGGCCGTGAATGACGCTGCAAGCGCCTCGGTGCAGAGCCACACGCTTGATCTTGATTTCTCGGCAAATAGCGACATCTGGGCTATCACCAAGGGCAAAGACGGCGTATCACTGAGCGTCGGGAAGGATAAGGACCTGCGCGGAAAGCATGTCTGGACTGATCTGCCAGAACCATTGACGCTTGGCTCCCGCAAGCGCCTGAAGATCCAGTGGGCTCCAACCACCAAGACCAATAGCATCAACGTACACCTGCGCAATCCGCAGTCCGGTACGTTCAAGGTCATCGGCAAGGCAGACGTCGCCGAGGCTTCCGGCAACCTGCGCACCGATGAATTCGAGTTCTCGGTAGCTGAAGCCGGCCTGAGCCAGATCATGCTCGGTGCCCTGCACTTCACCGGTCCCCAGGCCGGCGCCCAGGTTCATGAGATCTCCATTACGGATATCAAGCCCAAGGCACCAGCCGCCCCAGCCACACCAGCGAAGTCTAATGACGACATCGTTGACGGGTTCTCGAAGCAAGCACGTCGTTTGGCGCTGCATGACTTCGAATCCCAGGTCCGGTCATTCAGCCGTGGCCGCTCGGCGGATTCCGTCACAGGAATCCGTGCCCGCATGTTCTTCCACGCCCACGCCATTGAAAAGGGCCTGACCCACAGCAACTTCCGTCCAGGCTTCGGTCGCATCGCCATCCCTGGACTCGCCAAGGAAATGAATGCCTGGATCACCCGGGGCCTCGACACCAATGACACCATCGTGCAGAGCTCGGCTTCGGTGATGAAGGCCTACTTTGCCCGCAACGAGGAAACCAATACGGATGTCTCGCAATTCCGCAAGCTGTTCTCGGCACAGGCGCTGGAAGTCATCGCCAATGGCCGAGTAGGCGAGGGTGGCGCATTCCCGGCCGCGAATCACCGTGAAGATCCGGTAGAGACTCCGAATGATGACCGCGCGTTCATGGACGTGATGTACGGGCGTCGAAGCGTACGGGAGTTCGTCGATACTCCAGTTGACGACGCAGCCATTTCGTCCGCCGTGCAGATTGCGATGCAGTCGCCATCCGTCTGCAGTCGTCAGGGTGCACGTGTTCACCAGTTTGATGACCCGGAAACCATCAAGCAGCTTTTGGAAGTGCAGGGTGGATTCTTTGGATTCAAGGCACCGCCTCGGCTGCTGCTGGTGACCGCAGACCTGGATGCGTTCCTCTTCGCTCCAGAACGCAATCAGCCATTCGTTGACGGGGGACTGTTTATGATGTCCCTGCTACTTGGACTGACCCAGATGGAGCTCGGCTCGTGCTTGCTGAACACCGCCATGGGCGTGGAGAAGGAACAGCAGATCCGGAACATCGTCGATATTCCAGAAAACGAAGTATTCATCGCATTCGTGGCTGTCGGCAACTTCGACAAGAACGTTCTGGTTCCTCGCTCCAAGCGAGTTGAAGCAGACAGCATTCTGAAGCGACACGCATAG
- a CDS encoding Stealth CR1 domain-containing protein, with protein MNVIAKKAKRFGAKVNRKVQSRIDEVNRKQNKKKSLKSLRETNVRSDLMLLPASGEQMLFRVTHKLNLSKIHADSRSCMQKILEEEGMIHWEFPTKANVASTIHTLQTNQNRLLTILKNRPEFSHWYFQYIKQDGKPAGAPRLVREINGTTKFDAVRLYERVAFSPTSNFRSGSSQGVLLSFWTEAQLGSNESVDSDGYSETIEQVIVAPIWNENATLLPNPVSRQEEFHNSLEKAMKTLSTQVDFAIDAVYTWVDGSDNVWQAQKASALNVLDAEEFVDEAVSDARFADHDELKYSLRSIAQFAPWIRKIWIVSAGQTPKWLNMNNPRVEVVSHEDIWPDEVGLPNFNSHAIESNLHRIKGLADHYLYFNDDFFLTRPLDPGAFFFGNGLSKVFFSRAMVEFTEVSTLDNASSIAAKNARTLLDSRGYQLFSRKFFHTPSALNRKIVEQAESEFPDAFEITRSAQFRDTMDIAVSGSFYFNYALATGSAVPGQIKYDYIDPATESGRDRMKRMINRRDKDCIVINDGSTPETDEERLRTDRFIRESLDLLLPAKSEFEL; from the coding sequence GTGAACGTAATTGCTAAAAAAGCCAAACGATTCGGTGCCAAGGTCAACCGTAAGGTTCAATCACGAATCGACGAGGTAAACCGTAAACAGAACAAGAAGAAGTCCCTAAAAAGCCTACGTGAAACGAACGTCCGTTCCGATCTCATGCTACTCCCAGCTTCTGGCGAACAGATGCTGTTCCGAGTAACGCATAAGTTAAACCTCAGCAAAATTCACGCGGATTCACGATCTTGTATGCAGAAAATTTTGGAAGAGGAGGGAATGATTCATTGGGAATTTCCAACCAAAGCTAATGTTGCGTCAACGATTCATACTCTTCAGACTAATCAGAATCGTTTGCTAACAATTTTAAAGAACAGGCCTGAGTTTTCACATTGGTATTTTCAGTATATTAAGCAAGACGGTAAACCTGCTGGTGCGCCCAGACTGGTCAGAGAAATCAATGGAACAACTAAGTTTGACGCCGTACGTCTATATGAACGCGTCGCATTCAGTCCAACATCAAATTTTCGATCTGGCTCATCGCAAGGTGTTCTCCTAAGCTTTTGGACCGAGGCTCAGTTGGGATCCAATGAAAGCGTCGATTCTGATGGTTACTCTGAAACAATTGAACAAGTAATTGTGGCGCCGATCTGGAATGAAAACGCTACATTGTTGCCAAACCCAGTCTCGCGACAGGAAGAGTTTCATAATTCACTTGAAAAGGCAATGAAGACACTGTCGACTCAAGTCGATTTCGCCATAGACGCTGTTTATACTTGGGTCGACGGTTCCGATAATGTGTGGCAGGCACAGAAAGCAAGCGCATTGAACGTTCTAGACGCAGAGGAATTCGTCGATGAAGCTGTCTCCGATGCTAGGTTTGCTGATCATGACGAATTAAAGTACAGCCTGCGATCGATTGCTCAATTCGCTCCTTGGATTCGTAAAATCTGGATCGTTTCGGCTGGACAAACTCCAAAGTGGTTGAATATGAATAATCCACGAGTCGAAGTCGTTTCGCACGAAGACATATGGCCCGATGAAGTAGGGTTGCCAAACTTCAACTCACACGCTATTGAATCAAATTTGCACCGAATCAAAGGATTAGCGGATCATTATTTGTATTTCAATGACGATTTTTTCCTGACACGGCCTCTTGATCCTGGTGCGTTCTTCTTCGGCAATGGTTTGTCTAAGGTCTTCTTCTCACGAGCGATGGTTGAATTTACCGAAGTGTCAACGTTGGACAACGCTTCAAGCATTGCAGCGAAAAATGCTAGAACATTGTTGGATTCTAGAGGGTATCAACTATTCTCGAGAAAGTTCTTCCATACGCCAAGTGCACTGAACCGGAAAATTGTTGAGCAGGCTGAGTCTGAATTTCCAGATGCATTCGAAATCACGAGGTCTGCACAATTCCGAGACACGATGGATATCGCAGTCTCGGGATCATTCTATTTCAACTATGCATTGGCTACAGGTTCTGCTGTGCCTGGGCAGATCAAATATGACTATATCGATCCCGCCACGGAAAGTGGCCGGGACAGAATGAAACGAATGATCAATCGTCGCGACAAAGATTGTATCGTCATTAATGATGGCTCGACGCCCGAAACTGACGAAGAGCGTTTGAGAACAGATCGATTCATTCGTGAGTCTCTTGATCTTCTTCTTCCTGCCAAGAGCGAATTCGAGCTCTAG
- a CDS encoding response regulator has translation MENDNAIKVALVDDQLLVRSGFRMLINSQEDMQVIVEASNGREAIATPLMNQADVILMDVRMPEMDGIEATERLLDPSKTAAEGTKVIVLTTFDMDEYALSAIQAGASGFLLKDAPPEELLESIRTVNRGDAVIAPSTTRRLLDHMAPLLKKESAQGNEQLSVLVDSLTRREREVFGLIALGRSNPEIAEELFLSEATIKTHVGHILAKLDARDRVQAVVIAYQTGVVSP, from the coding sequence ATGGAAAACGACAACGCCATCAAGGTCGCCTTGGTGGATGACCAACTATTGGTACGCAGCGGCTTTCGCATGCTGATCAACTCTCAAGAAGACATGCAGGTGATTGTTGAAGCGAGCAATGGCCGAGAGGCTATCGCCACTCCCCTGATGAATCAAGCTGACGTCATCCTCATGGATGTGCGAATGCCGGAAATGGATGGCATCGAAGCAACAGAACGCTTGCTTGATCCGTCTAAAACCGCCGCCGAGGGCACAAAGGTCATTGTGCTGACGACGTTCGACATGGATGAGTACGCTTTGAGCGCGATCCAGGCTGGCGCCAGTGGATTCCTTTTGAAAGATGCACCGCCCGAAGAGTTGCTTGAATCGATTCGCACGGTGAATCGTGGCGATGCTGTGATCGCGCCTTCCACCACTCGCCGATTGCTGGATCATATGGCACCACTGCTGAAGAAGGAAAGCGCCCAGGGCAATGAGCAGCTGTCTGTTCTTGTGGATTCATTAACCCGAAGAGAACGCGAGGTCTTCGGCCTTATCGCGCTGGGTCGATCCAATCCTGAAATCGCCGAGGAGCTCTTCCTCTCTGAAGCCACGATCAAGACGCATGTTGGCCACATATTGGCCAAGCTAGACGCCCGGGATCGGGTTCAAGCCGTAGTCATTGCTTACCAGACCGGCGTTGTCAGCCCGTAG